In Tsuneonella dongtanensis, a single window of DNA contains:
- the gatC gene encoding Asp-tRNA(Asn)/Glu-tRNA(Gln) amidotransferase subunit GatC: MSVDRETVAKIASLARIQMDDAALEKLVPEFNNILAWVEQLGEVDTSGVEPMTAVIENHLRLRDDVVDADPLTGGGVRDAVLANAPAAEHGFFGVPKVIE, from the coding sequence ATGTCCGTAGACCGCGAAACAGTGGCCAAGATCGCGAGCCTCGCGCGCATCCAGATGGATGACGCGGCGCTCGAGAAGCTGGTGCCCGAATTCAACAACATCCTCGCCTGGGTCGAACAGCTCGGCGAGGTCGATACCAGCGGCGTCGAGCCGATGACCGCGGTGATCGAGAACCACCTGCGCCTGCGCGACGACGTGGTCGATGCCGATCCGCTGACCGGCGGCGGCGTGCGCGACGCGGTGCTGGCGAATGCGCCCGCCGCCGAGCACGGGTTCTTCGGCGTGCCCAAGGTGATCGAGTAA
- the gatA gene encoding Asp-tRNA(Asn)/Glu-tRNA(Gln) amidotransferase subunit GatA yields the protein MSDLTELGVKAIRDGVASGQFSAREVAEAFNANVAAAQAALNAFIVVTPEKALEAADAVDAARAKGETLGKMAGVPIGMKDLFATKGVQTTAASHILEGFVPEYESTVSANLWKAGAGMLGKLNLDQFAMGSSNETSYFGNVISPWRKQGSNAALAPGGSSGGSSAAIAARLCPAATGTDTGGSIRQPAAFVGISGIKPTYGRCSRWGVVAFASSLDQAGPMARDVTDCAIMLEAMAGFDPKDSTSLDMPVPQWEAGLDPDMRGKKVGIPREYRMDGTDPEILASWDRGIEWLRDAGAEIVEVSLPHTKYALPAYYIVAPAEASSNLARYDGVRYGLRDLPAGANLQDMYAATRAAGFGDEVKRRIMIGTYVLSAGFYDAYYNQAQRVRTLIANDFKAAFEQCDVILAPTTPTASFPLGDKVDDPLAMYLNDVFAVPASLAGLPAMSVPAGLNADGLPLGLQIIGRAFDEQGVLNAGLAIEQRAMFSAKPDRWW from the coding sequence ATGAGCGACCTCACCGAGCTCGGCGTCAAGGCGATCCGCGACGGGGTCGCCTCCGGACAGTTCTCCGCGCGCGAAGTGGCCGAAGCGTTCAACGCGAACGTGGCGGCGGCGCAAGCGGCGCTGAACGCCTTCATCGTCGTCACGCCCGAAAAGGCGCTCGAGGCGGCCGACGCGGTCGATGCGGCGCGCGCGAAAGGCGAGACGCTTGGCAAGATGGCGGGCGTGCCCATCGGCATGAAGGACCTGTTCGCCACCAAGGGCGTCCAGACCACCGCCGCGAGCCACATCCTCGAAGGCTTCGTGCCCGAGTACGAAAGCACCGTCAGCGCCAACCTGTGGAAGGCGGGCGCGGGGATGCTGGGCAAGCTCAACCTCGACCAGTTCGCGATGGGCTCGTCGAACGAGACGAGCTATTTCGGCAACGTCATCAGTCCGTGGCGCAAGCAGGGCAGCAATGCCGCGCTCGCGCCGGGCGGATCGTCGGGCGGCAGTTCGGCGGCGATCGCGGCGCGGCTGTGTCCGGCGGCGACGGGCACCGACACCGGCGGCTCGATCCGCCAGCCTGCGGCATTCGTCGGCATCAGCGGCATTAAGCCGACCTATGGCCGGTGCAGCCGGTGGGGCGTGGTGGCCTTCGCCTCCAGCCTCGACCAGGCCGGCCCGATGGCGCGCGACGTGACCGACTGCGCGATCATGCTCGAGGCGATGGCCGGGTTCGATCCGAAGGATTCGACCAGCCTCGACATGCCGGTTCCGCAGTGGGAAGCGGGCCTCGATCCCGACATGCGCGGCAAGAAGGTCGGCATCCCGCGCGAATACCGGATGGACGGTACCGACCCCGAAATCCTCGCCAGCTGGGATCGCGGGATCGAGTGGCTGCGCGATGCGGGCGCCGAGATCGTCGAGGTGAGCCTGCCGCACACCAAGTACGCGCTGCCCGCATACTACATCGTCGCTCCGGCGGAGGCCTCGAGCAATCTCGCCCGCTACGACGGTGTGCGGTATGGCCTGCGTGACCTGCCAGCGGGCGCGAACCTGCAGGACATGTACGCCGCCACCCGCGCCGCCGGCTTCGGCGACGAGGTCAAGCGCCGGATCATGATCGGCACTTACGTGCTCAGCGCGGGCTTCTACGACGCCTACTACAACCAGGCGCAGCGCGTCCGCACGCTGATCGCGAACGACTTCAAGGCCGCGTTCGAGCAATGCGACGTGATCCTCGCGCCGACGACGCCTACCGCCAGCTTCCCGCTCGGCGACAAGGTCGACGATCCGCTGGCGATGTACCTCAACGACGTCTTCGCGGTACCCGCGAGCCTCGCCGGCCTCCCCGCGATGAGCGTGCCTGCCGGGTTGAACGCCGACGGGTTGCCGCTCGGCCTCCAGATCATTGGCCGCGCCTTTGACGAGCAGGGCGTGCTGAATGCGGGGCTGGCGATCGAGCAGCGGGCGATGTTTAGCGCCAAGCCGGATCGATGGTGGTGA
- the gatB gene encoding Asp-tRNA(Asn)/Glu-tRNA(Gln) amidotransferase subunit GatB — MSTYRIQGATGEWEVVIGLEVHAQVTSNAKLFSGAATAFGAEPNSQVSLVDAAMPGMLPVPNRECIRQAVRTGMAIDAQINAWSRFDRKNYFYADLPQGYQISQLYHPIVGEGSLTIEADEKAGIPADKVIGIERIHVEQDAGKLMHDQHPSMSYVDLNRSGVALMEIVSKPDMRSPAEAGAYVRKLRAILRYVGSCDGNMEEGSMRADVNVSVRKPGDEFGTRTETKNVNSVRFVMQTIEHEARRQVDLIEDGGKVVQETRLFDPNTGTTRSMRSKEDAHDYRYFPDPDLLPLELDEAFLAECRSSLPELPDAKRARYVDALGLSDYNARELTAEVETYARFEQLLSETAAKLGKGDRDVATQVANWSLSVAPGVMNALGSEANPAHATAAAQAAILGMQAAGEISGGQAKEIFEIVLKSGRDPAEIADTEGLKQQSDTGAIEAVIDEVLAANADKVEEYRGGKDKLFGFFVGQTMKAMQGKGNPAVVNDLLRKKLDG, encoded by the coding sequence ATGAGCACCTACCGCATCCAGGGCGCAACGGGCGAATGGGAGGTCGTGATCGGCCTCGAAGTCCACGCGCAAGTCACTTCCAACGCCAAGCTGTTCAGCGGCGCGGCGACAGCCTTCGGGGCAGAGCCGAACAGCCAGGTCTCCCTCGTCGATGCGGCGATGCCGGGGATGCTGCCGGTGCCCAACCGCGAGTGCATCCGTCAGGCCGTCCGCACGGGCATGGCGATCGACGCGCAGATCAACGCGTGGAGCCGGTTCGACCGCAAGAACTACTTCTATGCGGACTTGCCGCAGGGCTACCAGATCAGCCAGCTCTACCACCCGATCGTGGGCGAGGGATCGCTGACGATCGAGGCGGACGAGAAGGCGGGCATCCCGGCTGACAAGGTGATCGGCATCGAGCGCATCCACGTCGAGCAGGACGCGGGCAAGCTGATGCACGACCAGCACCCGTCGATGTCCTACGTCGACCTCAACCGCAGCGGCGTCGCGCTGATGGAGATCGTCAGCAAGCCCGACATGCGCTCGCCCGCAGAAGCGGGGGCGTACGTGCGCAAGCTGCGCGCGATCCTGCGCTACGTCGGGTCGTGCGACGGCAACATGGAAGAAGGCTCGATGCGGGCCGACGTCAACGTATCGGTCCGCAAGCCTGGCGATGAATTCGGCACTCGGACGGAGACGAAGAACGTCAACTCGGTCCGCTTCGTCATGCAGACGATCGAGCACGAGGCGCGCCGCCAGGTCGACCTGATCGAGGACGGCGGCAAGGTCGTGCAGGAAACCCGGCTGTTCGACCCCAACACCGGCACCACCCGCTCGATGCGGTCGAAGGAAGACGCGCACGATTATCGCTACTTCCCCGATCCCGACCTGCTGCCGCTGGAACTCGACGAGGCGTTCCTCGCCGAATGCCGCTCGAGCCTGCCCGAACTGCCCGACGCGAAGCGTGCGCGCTATGTCGATGCGCTCGGCCTGTCGGACTACAACGCGCGCGAACTGACCGCCGAGGTCGAGACCTACGCGCGGTTCGAGCAGCTGCTGTCCGAGACGGCCGCGAAGCTCGGCAAGGGCGACAGGGACGTCGCCACGCAGGTCGCCAACTGGTCGCTCTCGGTCGCGCCGGGCGTGATGAACGCGCTGGGCAGCGAGGCCAACCCCGCGCACGCCACCGCGGCGGCGCAGGCGGCGATCCTCGGCATGCAGGCCGCGGGCGAGATCAGCGGCGGGCAGGCGAAGGAGATCTTCGAGATCGTCCTCAAGAGCGGTCGCGACCCTGCCGAGATCGCCGACACCGAAGGGCTGAAGCAGCAGTCCGATACCGGCGCGATCGAAGCGGTGATCGACGAGGTTCTCGCCGCCAATGCCGACAAGGTCGAGGAGTATCGCGGCGGCAAGGACAAGCTGTTCGGCTTCTTCGTCGGCCAGACGATGAAGGCGATGCAGGGCAAGGGCAACCCCGCCGTGGTCAACGACCTGCTCCGGAAAAAGCTCGACGGATGA
- a CDS encoding glycosyltransferase family 4 protein: MSSHASPGALSPDGNLGRALRVGFVGLRSPFVKANWSGTPYYAMTELKRRFGGQMSVYDTPELDRRLFQLNKVTSRLGLDIQREPLVSWVYRERLDRMIANHRPHVIVSVGATQKLALTDARVPIVHVSDALFATITGYYPSFRNLSQRTLRLGNAIQQKLLDRCGAVMLSSTWARDDAIAAYDIAPEKVHSVPLGANIEEDPGSDIALEPKGRLRLLFIGMDWKRKGGPRTIEVFRHVRSRHPDAELHIVGCDPPEARGEPNVRTHGMLRKSDKAQYRLFDDLLRTASFFVMPSEQEAYGLAYCEAAAFGLPVVALQTGGVPTIVRHGETGLLFEGSTPPDAIADAIMDLWQDRARYDAFRAAARTRYEEELTWEAWGDRVEQAIRDLGRNAGATG, translated from the coding sequence GTGAGCAGCCACGCCTCGCCCGGCGCATTGTCGCCGGACGGGAACCTCGGCCGGGCATTACGTGTCGGCTTCGTCGGTTTGAGGTCGCCCTTCGTCAAGGCGAACTGGAGCGGGACGCCGTATTACGCAATGACCGAGCTCAAGCGTCGGTTCGGTGGGCAGATGAGCGTCTATGACACCCCCGAACTCGATCGGCGGCTGTTCCAGCTCAACAAGGTCACGTCCCGCCTCGGTCTCGACATCCAGCGCGAGCCGCTTGTCTCTTGGGTGTACCGCGAGCGCCTCGACCGCATGATCGCGAACCATCGACCGCACGTGATCGTCTCGGTCGGCGCGACACAGAAACTGGCCCTGACCGATGCGCGCGTGCCGATCGTCCACGTTTCCGATGCGCTATTCGCCACGATCACCGGCTACTATCCGAGCTTTCGCAACCTGTCGCAGCGCACCTTGCGCCTGGGCAATGCCATTCAGCAGAAGCTGCTCGATAGGTGCGGCGCGGTCATGCTGAGCTCTACTTGGGCGCGCGACGATGCCATAGCGGCGTACGACATTGCCCCGGAAAAGGTTCATTCCGTACCGCTCGGGGCCAACATCGAGGAAGACCCGGGTTCGGACATCGCCTTGGAGCCGAAGGGCAGGCTCCGGCTCCTGTTCATCGGCATGGACTGGAAGCGCAAGGGCGGCCCGCGCACCATAGAGGTTTTCCGGCACGTGCGATCGCGGCATCCCGATGCGGAGCTGCACATCGTTGGCTGCGATCCGCCAGAGGCGCGCGGCGAACCCAATGTCCGGACGCACGGCATGCTCAGGAAATCGGACAAGGCACAGTATCGGCTGTTCGACGACTTGCTGCGCACGGCGTCATTCTTCGTCATGCCGAGTGAACAGGAGGCCTACGGACTTGCCTATTGCGAGGCAGCGGCGTTCGGTCTTCCGGTCGTCGCGCTGCAGACGGGCGGGGTGCCGACGATCGTCAGGCACGGCGAAACCGGCCTGCTCTTCGAAGGCTCGACGCCGCCCGATGCCATTGCCGACGCCATCATGGACCTTTGGCAAGATCGCGCCCGCTACGATGCATTCCGCGCGGCTGCCCGAACGCGCTACGAGGAGGAGCTCACATGGGAGGCCTGGGGCGACAGGGTAGAGCAAGCTATCCGGGACCTCGGCCGGAACGCCGGCGCAACCGGCTAG